The genomic DNA GCAGCTGCCCGCCGCCAACGCGCTCAGCTCCATCACCAGCACCACCGGTGCGCTGGTCGGGCCGATGCTGGGCGGACTCATGGTCGGCTGGTGGGGGTACCGGGCCGCGTACACCGTCGATGCCGTCACCTTCACCGCCGCGCTGTACGCGATGTGGCGGCTGCCCTCGATGCTCCCCGAGCGCGGGGACGACGCGGGGAGCGAGAAGCGGGCGTCCGTGGTGGGCGGGCTGCGGTTCCTGGCGGCGCGACCCGTTCTGCGGATGACCTTCTTCACCGATCTGTGCGCCATGGTCCTCGCCCACCCGCGCGCGCTCTTCCCGGTCGTCGCCGTGGTCTGGTACGGCGGTGACGCGAAGACCACCGGGCTGCTGGTAGCGGCACCGGCACTGGGCGCACTGCTGGGCGGGGTGTTCTCCGGCTGGCTGAGCCGGATCAGACGGCACGGGCTCGCTGTGATCACCGCCGTGGCCTGCTGGGGCAGCGCCATCGCCGTCTTCGGGCTGACCCGTCAGCTCTGGCTCGGGCTGGTCCTGCTGGCGCTCGCCGGCTGCGCGGACACCGTCTCGATGGTCTTCCGGAACACCATGCTCCAGGCGGCGGTCCCGGACGAGATGCGGGGGCGGCTGCAAGGCGTGTTCATCGTGGTCGTGGCCGGTGGGCCGCGGCTCGGGGACTTCCTGGCGGGTTCGGTCGCCGATCTGGCGTCCCCGACGGTGGCGGCCACCGGGGGCGGCATCGCATGCGTGGTCGCGGTGTCACTGCTCGCGCTGAAGTGGCGGGGATTCGCCCGGTACGACGCCCGGGACGCACAGCCCTGACAGGCCGGGGGCGGCCACCCGGGCCGACCGGCCGCGTCGGGCCGGTCATGCGGGCCGACCGGCCCCGGCGGCGTGACTCCTCCGCTCAGGCGGTCGCGTCGGAGAACTTCGGCATCTCGCCCTCGGTCGTCTTGACGTCGATCACGGAGAACGGCGCGCCCTGCGGGTCGCTCAGCGCCGCGAACCGGCCGAACGGGCTGGTCATCGGACCGAACCGGAGAATCGCCCCGCGCCCCGTCGCCTTCGCGACCGCGGCGTCGCAGTCCTCGACGGTGAAGTACACATTGAGGTACGGCGGTACCTCGGGCGGGAAGTCGTCCGTCATCCTCATCCGCCCCAGGACCGGATCGGCGCCCAGGTCGTACAGCGCGAAGTCGATCGCATCGTCCTGCATCTGCTTCACGCGGTACGGGAAGACGGCGGGGAAGAAGGTGTCCGACTTCGCCGGGTCCCGGGTGAACACCTCCGCCCAGCAGTACGCGCCCGGCGTGGCCCTGGCCTCGAACCCTTCGTGCTGCCCCGCCTGCCACACACCGAAGACCACCCCGCCCGGGTCGCGGGCCAGCGCCATGGAGCCGAAGTCGCCGACCTGCATCGGCTCCATCAGGACCTCGCCGCCGTTGTCACGGATCTTTGCGGCGGTGGCTGCGGCGTCCGGCGACGCGAGGTACAGGCACCATGCCGACTGGCCTTCCTGGCCCGGCATCGGGGGTACGACGGCGGCCACCGCCTTGCCGTTCGCGTACGCCTGCGTGTAGTGACCGAACTCCGACGACGACTCACCGAACGTCCACCCCAGCACGTCACCGTAGAAGCTCTTCGCCCCCTCGACATCGGTGAACATCGCGTCGGCCCAGCACGGGGTGCCTTCTGGTTCCACAGCCATGGTCCTGCGCTCCTGACTCGGTGATTCGTCCGGTTTTTCACGCTAAGGGCTGCCCCATGGTCCCTGGTGGATCGGCGCGCGGCGTCGGATGCGGTGCGTCGCCAGGCGGAGGGGGTGTGCTCATGCCGGTCGTATCCGGGCGCTCCTGCGAGGTGGCGAGGTGCTGTGGCCGGCGTCGTGCGCCAGCCTGGGATCACGGGACAGTCCTCGGCCGGCCGTTCCGCACGCCGCGCGCCGGACTACCCGTCGGCGGCCGTGGCCTCCGGGGCCGCGATGCCGCGGGCGACCCCCAGCTCCACCAGGTCCTGGGGGCGCAGGCGCAACTGGTCGGCCGTGGCGTGCACGGCGTCGGGGGTGCGCTTCAGGATGGCAGCCGCGAGCTCCGGGGCGATGACGGAGAAGTAGCTGTCCGGTGTGACATAGGTGTTCTCCGGCGCCGCCAGGGCGAGCGCCCCGCCCGAGCCGCCCTCACCGATCACCAGCGTGGTCACCGGGACCCGGGCCTCGGCGATCGCCGCGAACGCATCGGCGATGGCGGCCCCCGCGCCCGCCCGTTCCGCCTCGGCGTCGTTCGCCGCCCCCGGGGTGTCGATCAGGGTCAGGACGGGCACGCCGAGCCGGTCCGCCAGCCGGATCACCCGGGCCGCGGTGCGGTAGCCGGCCGGGCGGGTCGCGGTGCCGCACTGGGCGACGTAGGCGATCGGCCGGCCGCCGCGTACCCCGAACCCGCAGAGCAGCCCCGGATCCGTACCGCCGCACCGGTCGCCGCTGAGCGGCAGCAGGTCGTCGAAGTACGCGTCGAGATACGCCCCGGCACGTGGCCGGGCCGAAGCGCGGGCCTGCTGCACCGCGGCCCAGCCGGTCGCCGGCAGCCCGGTGGCCGCGAGAGCGCCCGGGACCGGCGCGGGGACACCGGACTCGCCGACGCCTGCCGCCCCCAGCGCGCCGAGCCACCGCCCCAGCGTCCGTGGCAGCTCGTCCGCGTGGACGACCGCGTCGATCTGGCCCGCCGCCAGCTGGCCCTCCGCGGTGTACGCCGACGGGTCCGCGTCCACCGGCCGCACCCGCGATCCGGCGAACCCGATCTGGGCCCCCGGCAGCGCCAGGATCACATCGGCGCCGGCCCCCAGCGTGGCCCAGCCACCGCCCGTCGTCGGATCGCGCACGACCGCGAACTGCGGCAGACCCGCCGCCCGCAGCCGTGCCGAGGCGCGGGCCACCCGCTGGAGCTGGGTGAGCGCGATCATGCCCTCCTGCATCCGGCTGCCGCCCGTCGCGACGATCGAGACGAGCGGCAGCCGCCGGGTGAGCGCGGTCCCGTACGCGGCTTCCAGCAGGTCCCCGGTGCGCTGCCCCAGCGATCCGCCCAGGAATCCGAACTCGAAGGAGACGAGCACACACGGCCGGCCTCCGACCGTGGCAAGGCCGTGGACGACGGACTCCTCCTCGCCGGTACGCGCCGTGGCGCGGGCCCGGGCGTCCGCGTAACCGGACCAGGAGAGCGGACCGTCCACCGGTATCTCCGCGCCGGGCGGGGTGCCGGCCTCGGCGAAGTCGTCGGTGACCGCCGCGATCGCCTGCCGTGCCGTGAGGCGCCTACGCACCGAGCGACCGCTTCATGATCTTGCCCATGTCGTTGCGGGGCAGCGCCTCCAGATAACGGACCGTGCGGGGGCGCTTGTGCGGGGCCAGCAGGGCCGCCACGTGGTCCGCGAGCTCGGCCTCCGTGGGTGGTGCTGCCGGGTCGGCCGGCACCACCCAGGCGACGATCCGCTCGCCCAGATCCGGGTCGGGCTCCCCGGTGACGGCGGCCTCGCGGACGCCCGGGTGGTCCAGCAGCGCGTTCTCGATCTCGCCCGCGCCGATCTTGTACCCGCCGCTCTTGATCAGGTCGGTGGCCTTGCGGCCGACGATCCGTACATAGCCGTCGGCGTCGAGTGCGGCCATGTCGCCGGTACGGAACCAGCCGCCCTCGGCGAAGGCGGCCGCTGTCGCGTCGGGGCGGTTCAGATAACCGGCGAAGAGGTTCGGGCCGCGCACCTGGATCTCGCCCACCGCGTCCTCGGCCGTCGGATCGCCGAGCGGGGTGCCGTCCTCCTCGACGAGCCGGAGCTCGACGCCCCGCAGCGGGGTGCCGACCGTCCCGGGACGAGGCTCGCCGTCCGCCCGGACGCCCGTGTTCATCAGGGTCTCCGTCATGCCGTACCGCTCGATGACCCGGCGGCCGGTCGCCGCCGCGATGCGCTCGTGGTCATGGACCGGAAGCGCGGCCGACCCCGATACCAGCAGCCGGGCCCCGGCGAGCGCCTCCGCCAGCTCGGTCGCGGCCGGTGCCGTCGTACCGAGCGTCTCGGCGATCCGGTGGTACATCGTCGGCACGCCGAACAGCATCGTGGCGCCGGACGACAGTTCCCGGGCCACACCCTCGGTGGAGAACCGCCCCAGATGCCGTACGGATCCGCCCAGGCGCAGCGGCCCGAGCACGCCCAGGATCAGGCCGTGCACATGGAACAGCGGCAGGGCGTGCACGAGGACGTCGTCGCCGGTCCACTGCCAGGCGTCCGCCAGCGCGTCCAGCGAGGCGGCGATCGCACGGCGGGGCAGGATCGCACCCTTGGGCGGGCCCGTGGTGCCGGAGGTGTAGACGATCAGGGCGGGGGACTCGGGGGAGGGTTCGGGGAAGACGACGCCGTCGGCCGCCGCCGCTGCCGTGTCGACATCCTTACGGTCCAGCGCGGCGAGCACCGGCGGGAGCACGTCGCCCGCCCCGGCGAGCACCGCCGACGGGGCGCTGTCGGTCACGATGTGCGCCAGTTCGCGTGTGCCGCTCTTCGGGTTGAGGGGGACGGCGGGCACCCCGGCCCGCAGCGCCGCCACCACCGCGACGACGGTCTCGGCGGTCGGCGTGGCCCAGACGGCGACCCTTCCCGCCCCCGTGAGCCGCGCGGCGAGCGCGTCGGAGGCCGCGGCCAGCTGTGCGTACGTCAGGGTGTGTTCACCGAACCGGACGGCTTCCCGGGAGGCCGCGGGGCCGGATCCGTCATGCAGCGCAGGCAGAAGAGAAGTCACGTTCCGACCCTAAGGGCTGTGCTGCGGAGCCGGGTCGGGCATCCTCCGCTGCCTCTGGATGTTCCGCATCCGCCCGTACGCGTACACACATCCGGCCAGCGCGAGGTCCGACAGCAGCATGAAGCCGATCGAGTACGAGCCCTTCGCGCTGTAGATCGCGCCCATCACCAACGGCGGGACGAAGCCGCCGAGTCCGCCCATCGCGCCGACGATTCCGGTGACGCTGCCCACTTTCGGCTGCGGTGTCACCTGCGAGACGAGGGCGAAGATGCTGCCGCTCGACGTGCCCAGTCCGGCCGCCATGCAGAGCAGTGCGATCGCGCCGCCCGGCGCGAGCTTCGGGTCGAAGGCCTGGACGATCGCCATCAGTGCGGCCAGCCCCAGCGCCGCCGAGGTGACCAGCGCCGGGTGGATGCGGTCCGAGAGCCAGCCGCCGATCGGCCGGAAGACGACGGTGACCAGGGCGAACCCGGCGGCTTTCGTGCCGGCGTCGGTCGGTGAGAGGTCGTACCAGGTCTTCAGATAGGTCGGCAGATAGACGCCGAACGCCACGATGCCGCCGAAGCCGATCGCGTACAGCGCGGAGAGTTCCCAGGTGACCCGTAGTCGCCCGGCCGCGCCCAGCCGGTGGCCGAGCGAGTCGGTCGGTACCTGCCGGTCCGGGTGGTCGCTGATCAGCGCCGCGGCCAGCGCCGCGTACACCACCAGCGCACCGGCGACGACGAGGGACGGCAGGTTGTCGCCGTGCTGGGCGATCCGTGGGGTGAAGTAGCCGGAGAGTGCGACACCACCCATGCCCATGCCGAACACACCCAGCGCGAGCCCTCGGTCGGAGGGCGGGAACCACGAGTTGACCAGCGGGATACCGATCGCGAACGTCGTGCCGCCCAGCCCCAATAAAAAGCCCACGGCGAGCATCGCCCCGTACGAGCTCCTCGCCGGGATCAGCAGCAGTACGGGGACGATGGTCAGCGCCGAGACCAGCGGGAACATGAGACGGGCGCCGTACTTGTCGGTGAGCGCCCCCGCCGCGATCCGGCCCAGCGAACCGACCAGCACCGGCACGGCGACCAGCAGCGACTGCTCGAACGAGCTCAGCCCGAGCCGCTCCTTGTAGCCCCCGGAGAGCGGCGCGATCAGGTTCCAGGCCCAGAACGTGAGTCCGAAGCCGATCGTGGCCACCGCAAGGTTGCGGTATGCGGCCGCGGACGGCCGGCCTGTCGGAGCGGGGGACTGCTTGACGGCTTCCACCCTGCAAGTCAAGGCCGGGCGGGGCCGGTGGGCTCGCCGGCCTACACCAGGCGGGTCACGGGCCATGTCACGGCCACGGCCCGGGCCGTCGTGGTCTCCGCAGTCATAATCCGGCACAAGCTGCGACAATCGCGGTATGGACCGTCTGGACAGGGAAATCCTCAGCGTCCTCCAGGAGGACGCGCGGATCTCGTACCGCGACCTGGGGGTACGGGTCGGCCTCAGTGCCAACGCCGCGGCCGATCGGGTGCGGCGGCTGCGCCGCGACGGCGTCATCCGCGGCTTCACCGTGATCATCGACCCGGCCGCCGACACCCGAACGGGTCTGGTCGTTTTCATCGATGTGACGCTGCGTATCGACACGACCAACGAGGTGTTCGAACGGGCGGTGCTCGCCCTGCCCGGCATCACCGAAGTGGTGCACGTGACGGGCGGGCACGACTATCTCGTACGGGCCACGGTCGCCGACACCGCCGCCCTGGACGGACTGCTGCGCCGACTCAAGCGGGAAGCGGGCGTCGCCCACTCCAGCACCCGGGTCGCGCTCAGAGCGGCGCCTGCCAGGTGAACGTCGGGGAGCGCGAGCCGTCGTCGCCCCGGCCGTCGTCGGAGACCGCCAGCCGGACTGCGGCCCGCCCGTCGGGCAGCCGTGCCGTCGCGTCCACCTCCACCTCGATGGCCGACACCCCGGTCCGCCGGTGCGCCGCCGCGAGCGCGCCGCGCAGGGCCGTGAGGAGCCGCCGGTCCGCGGGCTGCCGCACGAGTGAGTCCACCGCCCCGGTGAACTGCACCGACGGCTGGAAGCCGAGGACGGAGGCCGCGCCCCCGGTCTCCCGGAGCACCCGGCCGCGGAAGGTGCTGGGCGCGTCGGTGGGCGGCTGCTGGAGGGCGAAGATCGTGGTCCGTACCTCCTGAATGGTGGAGTTCAGCTCGTCGACGGCCCGGCTGAGCAGCTCGTCCGTCTCCGGGGCGGCCGCCCGGCGGCGGGTCGACTCCAGCATCATCTCGGTCGCGAAGAGCCGCTGGACGACGAGATCGTGCAGATCGCGGGCGATCCGGTCACGGTCCTCGTACACCGCGAGCTGTTCCCTGTTGTGCTGGGCGTCCGCCATCACCAGGGCGAGTGCGGCCTGGGAGGCGAACTGGGAGGCCAGCAGCCGGTCCACGGCCGTGTACGGGCGTCCGCCGCGCCGCCGGGGCAGCGCGAGGGTGCCGATGAGCCTGCCGCCGCTCTGCAACGGCAACATCATGCTGGGACCGAACCGGGTCCGCACATGCGTCGTCATCCGCGGATCGGTCGCCGAGTCGTCGATGAAGACCGGCTCACCACCCAGCAGCTGCGCCAGCACGGGGGAGCCCGGCTCGATGGTGGTGCCGACGATGCCGGCCGGGTCGTCGAGCGTGGACGCGGTGACGATCTCCATCCCGCCGTTCTCGGTCGGCTGGAGGATCACCCCGGCCGAGGCATCGGCGAGAATGCGGGCTCGCTCGGCAACGGTCATCAGTGCGTCCGTCGCGCTCGTGCCGCCCAGCAGGGCCGTGGTGACGGCTGCCGCGCCCTCGATCCAGCGCTCCCGCTGGCAGACCGTCTCGTACAGCCGGGCGTTGCCGATCGCGATCCCGGCCTGAGCGGCGAGGACCTGCAGCAGCGCCATGTCCGTGTCGGTGAAGTGTCCGGTGCGCTTCTCGGTGAGATAGAGATTGCCGAACACCTCGCTGTGCACCCGGATGGGCGCTCCGAGGAAGGAACGCATCCGTGGGTGGCCGGGCGGCACGCCGCTGGAGCGCGGGTCGGCGGTCAGGTCGTCCGAGCGCAACGGCGCGGGTTCCTCGACGAGCACGCCGAGCAGCCCCGAGTGCCCGTCCGGGAAGCGGCCGATGCGCTGGCGCTCGACATCGGTCAGACCGGAGGTGAACAGTTCGGTGATGGTGCTGCGGTGGGGGTCGAGGACGCCGAGCGCGCCGTACCGTGCCTCGGTGAGCGCGGTGGCGGTGTCCACGATCTGCTGGAGGGTGGACCGCAGTTCGAGATCGGTGCCCACGCTGAGCACCGCTTCCAGGAGTATCGGCAGCTTGCGGGGCCTGCTGCTGGGGGGCCCGCCGGCCGCACCCCGGCCTTCGCTCCCGTAAGTCATCCGCCGCCCCGACGGCCGTCAGGCGGCCAGCGGGTTGAGGACCATCGGCTCGACCTTGCCGTCCAGCATGGCGCCGAGCCCCAGGACGGCGCACACGTCGGGGCGCTCCGCGATGTGCACCGGCATGCCCGTCGCATCGCGCAGCATCTGGTCGAGCCCGGGCAGCAGCGCACTGCCGCCGACCATCATGATCCCGCAGTCCGCGAGGTCGGCCACCAGATCGGGCGGGCAGTGGCGCAGCACCTTGCCGAGGCCGTCGAGGACCGCGGTCAGCGGGGTGTGGATGGCGCGCCGCACGGCGGCGGTGTCGACCTGCACCGAACGGGCCAGACCGGTCACGACGTCACGGCCATGGATCTCGGTCACGGCCGGGCCGTGCGAGGTCAGACCGTTGCCGCTGAGGGCCAGCTGCAACGGGCGTACCGACTGGCTCGGCAGCATCAACTCGTGCTGCTGGCGCAGATGCTGGATCACCGCGTGGTCGATGGCGTCGCCGCCGATCGGGATCCGTACGGCGGTCACGATCGAACCGAGCGAGAGCACGGCGATCTGCGTGGTCGCCGCCCCGCACACCATGATCATGCTCCCGACCGGTTGCTCGACCGGGAGATCGCAGCCGACCGCCGCCGCGAGCAGGGTGTCGACCAGCTCGACCCGCCGGGCGCCGAGTCCGACCAGGGTCTCGATGGTGGCGCGCTGGGCGAGCGGATCGCTGTCGTGCGGGGTGCAGGCGGCGGCGCGCAGCCGCGGCTTGCGGCGCAGCTGACGGCGGAGCTTCTCGCCGAGCAGATGGCGGAGCATGCGCTGGGCCATTTCGATGTCGATGACGGACCCGCCGGAGACCGGGCGGACCACCCGGATGTAGTCGGGGGTGCGGCCCGTCATCTTCTCGGCGAGCTCACCGACGGCGATGAGCGAACCGCTACGGGTGTTGATGGCGGCGGCACTCGGCTCGTCGACGACGAGCCCGAGCCCCTTGATGTAGACGCGGGTCCGGGCGGCCCCGAGGTCGACGGCGACGTGGCAGCGGCGCAACTGCTCAAGACTGACGGTCACGGCAGGTCTCCCGGGAGCGCTGATGGGCGGTGCCGGCGGCGGCCGGCCCTCTTCGCATCGTGCGGCGCGCGCGGTCGCGCCGCCCGCTGGGATGGGCCATCAGGGGGGTGTGGAGCTGACGGACTGCCAGGTCAGGGCCGCGGTGTGCCGGGGAGCAGTCGCTGGAACAGCCCCCAGGTGAACTCCGCGACGTACGACGCACCCGTCCCGGGGTCGGTGATGGCGAGCGCCCACCGGGTCGGTGCGCTGCCCTCCATCGGGCGGGCCGGCGGGAAAGCCCGGGCGACCTCGTCGACGGTGCACGACCAGGGGCGCAGGTCGTCGATCGTACGCAGCTCGGGGCCACTCGCCCCCGGAGCTCTGACCAGCCACTCGTTCCATACGGCGCCGCCCGGTGCGACCATCACCTCGAACCGCAGCTCCGGCCAGAGCGGCACCGGCCAGAGCAGGGCGTCGCACTCCAGATCGCCGATCCGGCGGTGTACGGAGGACTCGGGTTCGCCCAGCACCGAGCGGTAGCGGCGCAACGAGCCGCGGCCGCGGGGCGCCCGTACCATCGCCTGCCAGCGGCGGTTGGCCTCTCGCATCTCGGCGAGCGAGGCGCTGAGTTCGTGCCGGGCGTCCTCGACGAGGCCGGGCTGGTGGTCGGCCATCCGGCGGAGCAGGACGAGCTGGAACTCGAGTGGGCCAAATGGGACGGCGGTCATGGAATTAACGTTTCCACACAAGATCCTCACGTGAGTGGCTTTCTCTGTTGTCCTATCGGCACTTAATCTGCGGGCGCCATGGATTACTGCCACCCGTGTCAGCGGCATCTCAACGGCGCCCTCGCCTGTGCCGGGTGCGGAACCCCCGTCGAGGCGCTGAGCCACTACGCCACGCCCGCCCTCTCCGGCCACGAACCGGACGCGGAGCGTGTGAAAGCCCTGCCGTCAGCGCCCGGCGGACGCCGCCGCCGGTCCCGAGGCGCCACCGAGCCTGCCGCGGGCGGGCGAGGCGCGCGCGGGTCCGGGAGCAGACGCGGGTCCGCGAATGCGCGCGCGTCGGGCGGATCGCGTCGGGCGCGCCGCGACGAGCGAGGCGGCGCGGACGAGCGTGCTGCCGGGGGCGAGCTGTTCGCCGAGGACGAGCTTGTCGCCAAGGAGGACCAACTCGTCGCGAGAGACCAGCGTGACGGCCGGGAACGACGAGGCTCCAGCAGGCAACGTGGCGGCCGGGGCCGCCCTTCGCACCGCCGCCGCGGTCGTACCGCCCTGCTCGCCATCCTCGGTGTCGTGCTCGCCGCCGGAGCACTGAGCCTCGCCGAGCTGGCCATCGAGCCGAAGGGTGACGACGGCGCCTCGGACTACGTACGCGAGGCCACCGACGTGACGACCGCGCCGGTGCCGAAACCCTCGTCGAGCCACGACGTCGACCGCCCCGGACCGGTGGACAGCCCCTCCACCGTCCCTGTCACAGACGCGCACACCTCCGGCACCGGCCCTCCGGGAACTGCGACCGGCACCGGCGGCGGTGCCCCCGGAGGCGTGGGCTCCGCCCCGCCCGAGGCCACCACCACGCCCTCCGGCGACGCCACGTCCTCCACGGATCCGTCGTCCGGACCGAGTCCCTCCGGATCGCCTCGCGGCCCGTCGGGCACTCCCACCGGCCACCCGTCACAGCATCCGAACCCGCCCTCGCCCACGCCCAGCCCGACCAAGAGCGAGTCGTGCTGGCTCATCTTCTTCTGCTCCTGAGGGCTGTGCTGTGATCCCTGGTGGATCAGCCTCCGCGTCGCATGCCGGGCATCGCGAGGCGGAGGGGCGTGCTCACACCGGACGCATACGGGCGCTCCGGCAACGCGGCGACGTGCGGTCGCCGTGGTCGTGCGCCCGCCAGGGTTCACAGGGCGGCCCTTGGGCCTGCGGCCCTAGGACTCCGTGTCCACACCCAGCATCCGCCGCAGCAGGTCCCGCAGCACCGCACGCTCCGCGTGCGACAGCTCGGCGAGCGGCTCGCGCGCGAAGCCGAGCGACTCGCGGAGCTGCAACGCGGTCCGGGCACCCTTCTCCGTCGCGGCGGCCAGCTTCACCCGCCTGTCGGCCGGGTCGGGCCGACGCTCCACCAGGCCACGCGTCTCCAGCCGGTCGACGATCCCCGTCACGTTCGACGGCTCACACTTCAGCTTCTGGGCGATCCTGCGCATCGGCGTCGGCTCCAGGGAGAGCAGCCCGAGGACCCGGGCCTGCGCGCCGGTGAGCGAGTGCGCGGCCGCGGCCCGGTCGTACTCCTCGTAGTAGCGCGCCACGACCGTGCCGATGAGGTCGACGACTTCGAGGGTCAGTGGGTCTGTTCGCGTGGTGGCCATGACACCCAGGATACCCAGTTACTTGACAACATGAAATATTCAGGAGCATGGTTGTTTCACGTCATGAAGCTTTTCCGCGGCGCAACCCGGCGGACCGAACCCGGCGGGACCCGGCGGAACGCTTCCCCCCACCCGTAGGACATCGAGGAGAACCCGAGCCCATGTCTGCAGCACTTCCCACGTCAAGCCGTGAATGGCACCTTGTCGCCCGCCCCCACGGCTGGCCGAAGGCCGAGGATTTCGCGCTGCGTGAGGCCCCGGTCACCGCTCCTGCCGAGGGTCGTGTCCTCGTCCGCAACCTGCACTTCTCGGTCGACCCGTACATGCGGGGCCGGATGAACGACGTGAAGTCGTACACCCCGCCCTTCAAGCTGGATCACCCCATGGAAGGCGGCG from Streptomyces sp. NBC_01707 includes the following:
- a CDS encoding MFS transporter — its product is MTETTEEPVHRTRILADLTPLRTSPDYRRLWFGNTVSWIGQGMTALAVSLQVYDITGSAFSVGLIGFCSFLPLVVFGLYGGAVADTVDRRKLGLASSSGSFVLAVALVAASVAGVEQLGLLYAVVALQAVCFALNSPARSSMVARLLPAEQLPAANALSSITSTTGALVGPMLGGLMVGWWGYRAAYTVDAVTFTAALYAMWRLPSMLPERGDDAGSEKRASVVGGLRFLAARPVLRMTFFTDLCAMVLAHPRALFPVVAVVWYGGDAKTTGLLVAAPALGALLGGVFSGWLSRIRRHGLAVITAVACWGSAIAVFGLTRQLWLGLVLLALAGCADTVSMVFRNTMLQAAVPDEMRGRLQGVFIVVVAGGPRLGDFLAGSVADLASPTVAATGGGIACVVAVSLLALKWRGFARYDARDAQP
- a CDS encoding MarR family winged helix-turn-helix transcriptional regulator, giving the protein MATTRTDPLTLEVVDLIGTVVARYYEEYDRAAAAHSLTGAQARVLGLLSLEPTPMRRIAQKLKCEPSNVTGIVDRLETRGLVERRPDPADRRVKLAAATEKGARTALQLRESLGFAREPLAELSHAERAVLRDLLRRMLGVDTES
- a CDS encoding acyl-CoA synthetase, coding for MTSLLPALHDGSGPAASREAVRFGEHTLTYAQLAAASDALAARLTGAGRVAVWATPTAETVVAVVAALRAGVPAVPLNPKSGTRELAHIVTDSAPSAVLAGAGDVLPPVLAALDRKDVDTAAAAADGVVFPEPSPESPALIVYTSGTTGPPKGAILPRRAIAASLDALADAWQWTGDDVLVHALPLFHVHGLILGVLGPLRLGGSVRHLGRFSTEGVARELSSGATMLFGVPTMYHRIAETLGTTAPAATELAEALAGARLLVSGSAALPVHDHERIAAATGRRVIERYGMTETLMNTGVRADGEPRPGTVGTPLRGVELRLVEEDGTPLGDPTAEDAVGEIQVRGPNLFAGYLNRPDATAAAFAEGGWFRTGDMAALDADGYVRIVGRKATDLIKSGGYKIGAGEIENALLDHPGVREAAVTGEPDPDLGERIVAWVVPADPAAPPTEAELADHVAALLAPHKRPRTVRYLEALPRNDMGKIMKRSLGA
- a CDS encoding GAF domain-containing protein produces the protein MTYGSEGRGAAGGPPSSRPRKLPILLEAVLSVGTDLELRSTLQQIVDTATALTEARYGALGVLDPHRSTITELFTSGLTDVERQRIGRFPDGHSGLLGVLVEEPAPLRSDDLTADPRSSGVPPGHPRMRSFLGAPIRVHSEVFGNLYLTEKRTGHFTDTDMALLQVLAAQAGIAIGNARLYETVCQRERWIEGAAAVTTALLGGTSATDALMTVAERARILADASAGVILQPTENGGMEIVTASTLDDPAGIVGTTIEPGSPVLAQLLGGEPVFIDDSATDPRMTTHVRTRFGPSMMLPLQSGGRLIGTLALPRRRGGRPYTAVDRLLASQFASQAALALVMADAQHNREQLAVYEDRDRIARDLHDLVVQRLFATEMMLESTRRRAAAPETDELLSRAVDELNSTIQEVRTTIFALQQPPTDAPSTFRGRVLRETGGAASVLGFQPSVQFTGAVDSLVRQPADRRLLTALRGALAAAHRRTGVSAIEVEVDATARLPDGRAAVRLAVSDDGRGDDGSRSPTFTWQAPL
- a CDS encoding VOC family protein, with the protein product MAVEPEGTPCWADAMFTDVEGAKSFYGDVLGWTFGESSSEFGHYTQAYANGKAVAAVVPPMPGQEGQSAWCLYLASPDAAATAAKIRDNGGEVLMEPMQVGDFGSMALARDPGGVVFGVWQAGQHEGFEARATPGAYCWAEVFTRDPAKSDTFFPAVFPYRVKQMQDDAIDFALYDLGADPVLGRMRMTDDFPPEVPPYLNVYFTVEDCDAAVAKATGRGAILRFGPMTSPFGRFAALSDPQGAPFSVIDVKTTEGEMPKFSDATA
- a CDS encoding MFS transporter; translated protein: MEAVKQSPAPTGRPSAAAYRNLAVATIGFGLTFWAWNLIAPLSGGYKERLGLSSFEQSLLVAVPVLVGSLGRIAAGALTDKYGARLMFPLVSALTIVPVLLLIPARSSYGAMLAVGFLLGLGGTTFAIGIPLVNSWFPPSDRGLALGVFGMGMGGVALSGYFTPRIAQHGDNLPSLVVAGALVVYAALAAALISDHPDRQVPTDSLGHRLGAAGRLRVTWELSALYAIGFGGIVAFGVYLPTYLKTWYDLSPTDAGTKAAGFALVTVVFRPIGGWLSDRIHPALVTSAALGLAALMAIVQAFDPKLAPGGAIALLCMAAGLGTSSGSIFALVSQVTPQPKVGSVTGIVGAMGGLGGFVPPLVMGAIYSAKGSYSIGFMLLSDLALAGCVYAYGRMRNIQRQRRMPDPAPQHSP
- a CDS encoding Lrp/AsnC family transcriptional regulator; this encodes MDRLDREILSVLQEDARISYRDLGVRVGLSANAAADRVRRLRRDGVIRGFTVIIDPAADTRTGLVVFIDVTLRIDTTNEVFERAVLALPGITEVVHVTGGHDYLVRATVADTAALDGLLRRLKREAGVAHSSTRVALRAAPAR
- a CDS encoding carboxyl transferase domain-containing protein, which produces MRRRLTARQAIAAVTDDFAEAGTPPGAEIPVDGPLSWSGYADARARATARTGEEESVVHGLATVGGRPCVLVSFEFGFLGGSLGQRTGDLLEAAYGTALTRRLPLVSIVATGGSRMQEGMIALTQLQRVARASARLRAAGLPQFAVVRDPTTGGGWATLGAGADVILALPGAQIGFAGSRVRPVDADPSAYTAEGQLAAGQIDAVVHADELPRTLGRWLGALGAAGVGESGVPAPVPGALAATGLPATGWAAVQQARASARPRAGAYLDAYFDDLLPLSGDRCGGTDPGLLCGFGVRGGRPIAYVAQCGTATRPAGYRTAARVIRLADRLGVPVLTLIDTPGAANDAEAERAGAGAAIADAFAAIAEARVPVTTLVIGEGGSGGALALAAPENTYVTPDSYFSVIAPELAAAILKRTPDAVHATADQLRLRPQDLVELGVARGIAAPEATAADG
- a CDS encoding rod shape-determining protein, with translation MTVSLEQLRRCHVAVDLGAARTRVYIKGLGLVVDEPSAAAINTRSGSLIAVGELAEKMTGRTPDYIRVVRPVSGGSVIDIEMAQRMLRHLLGEKLRRQLRRKPRLRAAACTPHDSDPLAQRATIETLVGLGARRVELVDTLLAAAVGCDLPVEQPVGSMIMVCGAATTQIAVLSLGSIVTAVRIPIGGDAIDHAVIQHLRQQHELMLPSQSVRPLQLALSGNGLTSHGPAVTEIHGRDVVTGLARSVQVDTAAVRRAIHTPLTAVLDGLGKVLRHCPPDLVADLADCGIMMVGGSALLPGLDQMLRDATGMPVHIAERPDVCAVLGLGAMLDGKVEPMVLNPLAA